Proteins from one Pseudomonas grandcourensis genomic window:
- a CDS encoding TonB-dependent receptor has product MKLSPFALTLTLLPAGQLLADTFERDQALKLPDVLISANRQVEARNDSSAANTVFTREDIDRLQPDSVTDLLRRVPGVQVSQTGGRGSIPGVYIRGTQSAQSLVLVDGQRIGSSTSGDSNLQHINIEQVERVEVLRGSRSVIYGSDAIGGVIQIFTRRGGEQGLQPRMHMGFGSNQTWERSLGLSGGDEQTRFNLGASLDETAGINRTHESYPSDGDHDAYRNKSLSLSLSHALTEDIEVGANLLDNRGKSEFDSPFDSVQQQPYNEFDVSSVSSYIDARINEAWKTRVEFGHSENREKNLDKLSDERSAFNTYRDSVNWQNDLTLNERNSLMLGGDWYEDRINSTTAFDEDSRWNRAAFIQHRFQANSFSTELGLRHDENQQFGSQNTWSGTFTLPLNPDNEILLSYSEGFRAPTFNDLYYPNYNNPDLKPETSKSYELQWRSQITESSRLEASLYRTDIEDAIIYSSRPENVASARINGFEAALKQELFGWQSNLGVAIIDPRDRDTGHTLARRARRTLSWDLDRQFDRLGLGASWQAVSSSYDDLNNQQPLGGYALLGLRSSWELNREIQLELKVDNLLDKGYSRALYSFQGSQYGYREEGRAWMFGVTWTPEI; this is encoded by the coding sequence ATGAAACTCTCCCCCTTCGCCCTGACGCTGACCCTGCTGCCGGCCGGTCAATTGCTGGCCGACACCTTCGAACGCGACCAGGCCCTGAAGCTGCCCGACGTGTTGATCAGCGCCAACCGCCAGGTCGAAGCGCGTAACGACAGCAGCGCCGCCAACACCGTATTCACCCGCGAAGACATCGATCGCCTGCAACCCGATAGCGTCACTGACCTGTTGCGTCGGGTGCCGGGCGTGCAAGTCTCGCAGACCGGCGGGCGCGGCAGCATTCCGGGTGTCTACATCCGTGGCACCCAGTCAGCCCAGAGCCTGGTGCTGGTGGATGGCCAACGCATCGGCAGCTCGACCTCCGGCGACAGCAACCTGCAACACATCAATATCGAACAGGTCGAGCGCGTGGAAGTGCTGCGCGGCTCCCGCTCGGTTATTTACGGCAGCGATGCGATTGGCGGGGTGATCCAGATCTTCACCCGCCGTGGCGGCGAACAAGGCCTGCAGCCGCGGATGCACATGGGTTTTGGCAGCAACCAGACCTGGGAGCGCAGTCTCGGTTTGTCCGGTGGCGATGAGCAAACCCGCTTCAACCTCGGCGCCAGCCTCGACGAAACCGCCGGGATCAATCGCACCCACGAGTCGTATCCCAGTGATGGCGATCACGACGCGTATCGCAACAAGTCCCTCAGCCTGAGCCTGAGTCACGCCCTGACGGAAGACATCGAAGTCGGCGCCAACCTGCTGGATAACCGTGGCAAGAGCGAGTTCGACAGTCCATTCGATTCAGTTCAACAGCAGCCCTACAACGAATTCGATGTGAGCAGTGTCAGCAGTTACATTGACGCGCGCATCAATGAAGCATGGAAAACCCGTGTTGAATTCGGCCACAGCGAAAACCGAGAGAAAAACCTCGACAAGCTCAGTGACGAACGCAGCGCTTTCAACACCTACCGCGACTCGGTGAACTGGCAGAACGACCTGACGCTCAACGAGCGCAACAGCCTGATGCTGGGTGGTGACTGGTACGAAGACCGGATCAACAGCACCACGGCGTTCGACGAAGACAGCCGCTGGAACCGTGCCGCGTTTATCCAGCATCGCTTTCAGGCGAACAGTTTCTCCACGGAGTTGGGCCTGCGTCACGACGAAAACCAGCAGTTCGGCAGTCAGAACACCTGGAGCGGTACCTTTACCCTGCCGCTTAACCCGGATAACGAAATACTGCTGAGTTACAGCGAGGGTTTCCGTGCGCCGACGTTCAACGACTTGTATTACCCGAACTACAACAACCCCGACCTGAAACCTGAAACCTCGAAAAGCTATGAACTGCAATGGCGCAGCCAAATAACCGAGAGCAGTCGCTTAGAAGCGTCGCTGTATCGCACAGATATTGAAGACGCAATCATCTACAGCTCCCGCCCTGAGAACGTTGCTTCCGCGAGAATCAACGGCTTCGAAGCAGCGCTGAAACAGGAACTGTTCGGCTGGCAGAGCAATCTGGGCGTGGCGATCATCGACCCGCGCGATCGTGACACGGGCCACACCCTGGCCCGTCGTGCGCGGCGCACCTTGAGTTGGGATCTGGACCGTCAGTTCGATCGCCTGGGCCTCGGCGCCAGTTGGCAAGCGGTCAGCAGCAGCTATGACGACTTGAACAATCAACAGCCATTGGGTGGCTATGCCTTGTTGGGGTTGCGCAGCAGTTGGGAGCTCAATCGTGAAATCCAGCTGGAGCTGAAGGTCGACAACCTGCTGGACAAGGGTTACAGCCGGGCGCTGTACAGCTTCCAAGGTAGTCAGTACGGGTATCGCGAGGAAGGTCGGGCGTGGATGTTCGGGGTGACCTGGACGCCGGAGATCTGA
- a CDS encoding riboflavin synthase gives MFTGIIESIGSIRALTPKGGDVRVHVETGKLDLSDVKLGDSIAVNGVCLTAVELPGNGFAADVSRETLDCTAMNDLKSGSPVNLEKALTPTTRLGGHLVSGHVDGVGEVVARTENARAVEFRIRAPKDLAKYIAHKGSITVDGTSLTVNAVDGAEFLLTIIPHTLSETIMASYQPGRRVNLEVDLLARYLERLLLGDKAAEPTSSNITESFLAANGYLKS, from the coding sequence ATGTTTACCGGCATCATCGAATCCATCGGCAGTATTCGTGCATTGACCCCAAAGGGCGGTGATGTGCGGGTTCACGTCGAAACAGGCAAGCTCGACCTGAGCGACGTCAAACTGGGCGACAGCATCGCGGTCAACGGCGTGTGCCTGACCGCCGTTGAATTGCCGGGCAACGGCTTTGCGGCGGACGTCAGTCGCGAAACCCTCGACTGCACCGCCATGAACGACCTGAAAAGCGGCAGCCCGGTCAATCTGGAAAAAGCCCTGACCCCGACCACTCGCCTCGGCGGGCATCTGGTCAGCGGTCACGTCGACGGCGTGGGCGAAGTGGTTGCCCGTACCGAGAACGCGCGCGCCGTGGAATTCCGCATCCGCGCGCCGAAGGACCTGGCCAAGTACATCGCCCATAAAGGCTCGATCACCGTCGACGGCACCAGCCTCACCGTGAACGCAGTCGATGGCGCCGAGTTCCTGCTGACCATCATTCCCCACACTCTGAGCGAAACCATCATGGCGTCGTACCAGCCAGGCCGCCGGGTGAACCTGGAGGTGGATTTGCTGGCCCGTTACCTGGAGCGTTTGCTGCTGGGCGACAAGGCCGCGGAGCCGACCTCCAGTAACATTACCGAAAGCTTTCTGGCCGCCAACGGCTACCTCAAATCCTGA
- the ribE gene encoding 6,7-dimethyl-8-ribityllumazine synthase codes for MTLKTIEGTFIAPKGRYALVVGRFNSFVVESLVSGAVDALVRHGVSESDITIIRAPGAFEIPLVAQKVAQKGEFAAIIALGAVIRGGTPHFEYVAGECTKGLAQVSMEFGVPVAFGVLTVDSIEQAIERSGTKAGNKGAEAALSALEMVSLLAQLEAK; via the coding sequence ATGACCCTGAAGACCATCGAAGGTACCTTCATCGCCCCTAAAGGCCGCTACGCTCTGGTAGTGGGCCGTTTCAACAGCTTCGTCGTTGAAAGCCTGGTCAGCGGTGCAGTTGATGCCCTGGTTCGCCACGGCGTGAGCGAAAGCGACATCACCATCATCCGCGCGCCTGGCGCCTTCGAAATTCCGCTGGTTGCGCAGAAAGTCGCCCAGAAAGGCGAATTCGCGGCAATCATCGCCCTGGGCGCGGTCATTCGTGGCGGCACTCCGCACTTCGAATACGTGGCTGGCGAGTGCACCAAGGGCCTGGCCCAGGTGTCCATGGAGTTCGGCGTTCCGGTCGCTTTCGGCGTCCTGACCGTTGATTCCATCGAGCAAGCCATCGAACGTTCCGGCACCAAGGCCGGTAACAAAGGTGCTGAAGCTGCCCTGTCCGCTCTGGAAATGGTCAGTCTGCTGGCGCAGTTGGAGGCCAAGTGA
- the dxs gene encoding 1-deoxy-D-xylulose-5-phosphate synthase, whose product MPTTFHEIPRKRPTTPLLDRANTPDGLRRLGEAELETLADELRLELLYTVGQTGGHFGAGLGVIELTIALHYVFDTPDDRLVWDVGHQAYPHKILTGRRERMGTLRQKDGVAAFPRRSESEYDTFGVGHSSTSISAALGMAIAARLQNSERKAIAVIGDGALTAGMAFEALNHAPEVDANMLVILNDNDMSISRNVGGLSNYLAKILSSRTYASMREGSKKVLSRLPGAWEIARRTEEYAKGMLVPGTLFEELGWNYIGPIDGHDLPTLIATLRNMRDLKGPQFLHVVTKKGKGFAPAEVDPIGYHAITKLEPLDAPAAAPKKASGPKYSGVFGEWLCDMAAADPRLVGITPAMKEGSDLVAFSERFPLRYFDVAIAEQHAVTFAAGMACEGAKPVVAIYSTFLQRGYDQLVHDVAVQNLDVLFAIDRAGLVGEDGPTHAGSFDLSYLRCIPGMLVMTPSDENELRKMLTTGHLYEGPAAVRYPRGNGPNATIEKDLEPIEIGKGVVRRQGSKVALLVFGVQLAEALKVAETLDATVVDMRFVKPLDEELVREIAASHELLVTVEENAIMGGAGGAVSEFLARENILKSMLHLGLPDIYVEHAKPAQMLAECGLDEAGIEASIRERLQLLNI is encoded by the coding sequence CCCGCAAGCGCCCGACCACGCCCCTGCTCGACCGCGCGAACACGCCGGACGGCCTGCGCCGGTTAGGCGAAGCCGAGCTGGAAACCCTGGCCGATGAGTTGCGCCTGGAATTGCTCTACACGGTCGGCCAGACCGGTGGGCATTTCGGTGCCGGCCTGGGCGTGATCGAGCTGACCATCGCGCTGCATTACGTCTTCGACACCCCGGACGACCGGTTGGTGTGGGACGTGGGTCATCAGGCGTATCCACACAAGATCCTCACCGGTCGTCGCGAGCGCATGGGCACCCTGCGCCAGAAGGACGGCGTCGCCGCCTTCCCGCGCCGTTCCGAGAGCGAGTACGACACCTTTGGCGTCGGCCACTCCAGCACCTCGATCAGTGCCGCGCTGGGCATGGCGATTGCCGCCCGCCTGCAAAACAGCGAGCGCAAGGCGATCGCGGTGATCGGCGACGGCGCGTTGACCGCCGGCATGGCGTTCGAGGCGCTGAACCATGCGCCGGAAGTGGACGCCAACATGCTGGTGATCCTCAACGACAACGACATGTCGATCTCGCGCAACGTCGGTGGCTTGTCGAACTACCTGGCGAAGATCCTTTCCAGCCGCACCTACGCGAGCATGCGCGAAGGCAGCAAGAAAGTGCTGTCGCGCCTGCCCGGTGCCTGGGAAATCGCCCGCCGGACCGAAGAATATGCCAAAGGCATGCTGGTTCCCGGCACGCTGTTCGAAGAACTGGGCTGGAACTACATCGGCCCCATCGATGGCCACGACCTGCCGACCCTGATCGCCACCCTGCGCAACATGCGCGACCTGAAAGGTCCGCAGTTCCTGCACGTCGTCACCAAGAAAGGCAAAGGCTTCGCCCCGGCGGAAGTCGACCCGATCGGTTACCACGCCATCACCAAACTCGAACCGCTGGACGCCCCGGCCGCCGCGCCGAAAAAGGCCAGCGGGCCGAAGTACTCCGGTGTGTTCGGCGAATGGCTGTGCGACATGGCGGCGGCCGATCCGCGTCTGGTCGGGATTACCCCGGCGATGAAGGAAGGCTCGGACCTGGTCGCTTTCAGCGAACGCTTCCCGCTGCGCTACTTCGACGTGGCCATTGCCGAGCAGCACGCGGTGACGTTTGCCGCCGGCATGGCCTGCGAAGGCGCGAAACCGGTGGTGGCAATCTACTCGACGTTCCTGCAACGCGGTTACGACCAATTGGTGCATGACGTCGCCGTGCAGAATCTCGACGTGCTGTTCGCCATCGACCGCGCCGGTCTGGTGGGCGAAGACGGCCCGACTCACGCCGGCAGCTTCGATCTTTCGTACCTGCGCTGCATCCCCGGCATGCTGGTGATGACCCCGAGCGATGAAAACGAGCTGCGCAAGATGCTCACCACCGGCCACCTGTACGAAGGCCCGGCGGCAGTGCGTTATCCACGCGGCAACGGCCCGAACGCGACCATTGAGAAAGACCTCGAGCCGATCGAGATCGGCAAGGGCGTAGTCCGCCGCCAGGGCAGCAAAGTGGCCCTGCTGGTGTTCGGCGTGCAACTGGCCGAAGCCCTGAAAGTCGCCGAGACGCTGGACGCGACCGTGGTCGACATGCGTTTCGTCAAGCCGTTGGATGAAGAACTCGTTCGTGAAATCGCTGCCAGCCATGAACTGCTGGTGACGGTCGAAGAAAACGCGATCATGGGCGGCGCCGGTGGCGCGGTCAGCGAATTCCTCGCCCGCGAAAACATCCTCAAGTCGATGCTGCACCTGGGCTTGCCGGACATTTACGTCGAACACGCCAAGCCTGCGCAAATGCTGGCTGAGTGTGGTCTGGATGAGGCAGGGATCGAGGCTTCGATCCGCGAGCGCCTGCAACTGCTGAACATCTAA
- the ribA gene encoding GTP cyclohydrolase II — translation MPVAFVAACKLPTPFAQFTMHGFLDEATGREHVVLSLGEFDDGAPVLGRLHSECLTGDALFSQRCDCGSQLEAALQAIAREGRGVLLYLRQEGRGIGLLNKIRAYELQDGGADTVEANERLGFAADQRDYAMCLPMLEHMGVKSLRLMTNNPRKVKALTDMGIVVAERVPLHTGHNPHNRLYLATKASKLDHMMGNEHQGEVDRA, via the coding sequence GTGCCTGTCGCTTTTGTCGCCGCTTGCAAGCTGCCAACACCTTTTGCGCAATTCACCATGCATGGCTTTCTCGATGAAGCCACCGGCCGCGAGCACGTTGTGCTCAGCCTGGGTGAGTTCGATGACGGTGCCCCGGTACTCGGCCGGTTGCACTCCGAATGCCTGACGGGCGATGCCCTGTTTAGCCAACGTTGCGACTGCGGCTCGCAACTGGAAGCTGCCTTGCAGGCCATCGCCCGTGAAGGTCGTGGCGTGTTGCTCTACTTGCGTCAGGAAGGCCGGGGCATTGGTCTGCTCAACAAAATACGCGCCTATGAGCTGCAGGACGGTGGCGCCGATACCGTCGAAGCCAACGAACGTCTGGGCTTTGCCGCCGACCAGCGTGACTACGCCATGTGCCTGCCGATGCTGGAGCACATGGGCGTGAAGTCCCTGCGCCTGATGACCAACAACCCGCGCAAGGTCAAGGCCTTGACCGACATGGGGATCGTGGTCGCCGAGCGCGTGCCGCTGCACACTGGCCACAACCCGCATAACCGACTCTACCTGGCGACCAAAGCCAGCAAGCTCGACCACATGATGGGCAATGAGCATCAGGGCGAGGTAGACCGGGCGTGA
- the ribBA gene encoding bifunctional 3,4-dihydroxy-2-butanone-4-phosphate synthase/GTP cyclohydrolase II, with protein sequence MALNSIEELVEDIRQGKMVILMDDEDRENEGDLIMAAECCKPEHINFMAKHARGLICMPMSRERCELLKLPLMAPRNGSGFGTKFTVSIEAATGVTTGISAADRARTVQAAAARDAKAEDIVSPGHIFPLMAQAGGTLARAGHTEAACDLARMAGFEPSGVICEVMNDDGTMSRRAELEAFAAEHDIKIGTIADLIHYRMIHERTVQRIAEQPLDSELGQFNLVTYRDSVEGDVHMALTLGNVCAEEPTLVRVHNMDPLRDLLMVKQPGRWSLRAAMATVAEAGSGVVLLLGHPLDGDVLLAHIRETADQAAVKKPTTYSTVGAGSQILRDLGVRKMRLMSAPMKFNAISGFDLEVVEYVPSE encoded by the coding sequence GTGGCGCTCAATAGCATCGAAGAACTGGTTGAAGACATCCGCCAAGGCAAGATGGTCATCCTCATGGATGACGAAGACCGCGAGAACGAAGGCGACCTGATCATGGCCGCCGAGTGCTGCAAGCCCGAGCACATCAATTTCATGGCCAAGCACGCCCGTGGCCTGATCTGCATGCCGATGAGCCGCGAGCGCTGCGAATTGCTCAAGCTGCCGTTGATGGCGCCGCGCAACGGTTCCGGTTTCGGCACCAAGTTCACCGTATCGATCGAAGCGGCTACCGGTGTGACCACCGGCATTTCCGCCGCCGACCGTGCGCGTACCGTGCAGGCCGCCGCCGCCCGTGATGCCAAGGCTGAAGACATCGTCAGCCCGGGCCACATCTTCCCGCTGATGGCCCAGGCCGGCGGTACCCTGGCCCGCGCCGGCCACACTGAAGCGGCGTGCGACCTGGCGCGCATGGCCGGTTTCGAGCCGAGCGGCGTGATCTGCGAAGTGATGAACGACGACGGCACCATGTCCCGTCGCGCCGAACTGGAAGCTTTTGCCGCCGAACACGACATCAAGATCGGCACCATCGCCGACCTGATTCACTACCGGATGATCCACGAACGTACCGTTCAGCGGATTGCCGAGCAGCCACTGGACAGCGAGCTGGGCCAATTCAACCTGGTGACCTATCGTGATTCCGTGGAAGGCGACGTGCACATGGCACTGACCTTGGGCAATGTCTGCGCGGAAGAACCGACCCTGGTTCGCGTGCACAACATGGACCCACTGCGTGACCTGCTGATGGTCAAACAACCGGGCCGCTGGAGCCTGCGCGCCGCCATGGCCACGGTTGCCGAGGCCGGCAGCGGCGTGGTGCTGTTGCTCGGTCACCCGCTCGATGGCGACGTGTTGCTGGCGCACATCCGCGAAACTGCCGACCAGGCTGCGGTGAAAAAACCGACCACCTACAGCACTGTCGGTGCCGGTTCGCAGATCCTGCGTGACCTCGGTGTGCGCAAAATGCGCCTGATGTCGGCACCCATGAAATTTAATGCGATATCCGGTTTCGATCTGGAAGTTGTAGAATACGTGCCCTCCGAATAA
- a CDS encoding MFS transporter, with protein sequence MTRGQVRRRLSVNWWQYLALALLPLFVINALFGQSEAILPVLSMPLFIAGVASMFVSLKFFGAYKHALIATQKALDTPEEPSAWISLAAKRRTAFLAAGLPAWIGALAVFVGLEAVPLMLLALSTVVLFYLYRIPRQLG encoded by the coding sequence GTGACCCGCGGTCAGGTGCGGCGGCGACTGTCCGTCAACTGGTGGCAATACCTGGCATTGGCCTTGTTGCCGCTGTTTGTGATCAACGCGCTGTTCGGCCAGAGCGAAGCCATTCTGCCGGTGCTGTCGATGCCGTTGTTCATCGCCGGAGTCGCCTCGATGTTTGTCAGCCTGAAGTTTTTCGGCGCCTACAAACACGCGCTGATCGCCACCCAGAAAGCCCTTGATACCCCTGAAGAACCAAGCGCCTGGATCAGTCTGGCGGCCAAGCGGCGCACGGCATTCCTGGCCGCCGGGCTGCCGGCCTGGATCGGTGCCCTGGCGGTGTTCGTCGGTCTCGAAGCCGTGCCGCTGATGCTGCTGGCACTGTCGACCGTGGTGCTGTTCTACCTCTACCGTATTCCGCGTCAACTCGGTTGA
- the thiL gene encoding thiamine-phosphate kinase: MGEFELIRNFFAAAPCAQGGEGVALGIGDDCALLAVPPGEQMAISTDTLVAGVHFADPCDPFLLGQRSLAVAVSDLAAMGATPVAFTLALTLPTVTADWLQAYARGLNQMAQSCGVALVGGDTTRGPLSLTMTVFGRVPAGLALTRSGAQPGDLLCVGGNLGNAAGALPLVLGQRTAEASIAEPLLAHYWSPQPQLGLGQALRGKATSAMDISDGLLADCGHIALASKVSIEIERDRLPLSQSLVDFLGQSDAQVAALSGGDDYVLAFTLPSVELPLLLADGWPIHVIGQVVTGQGVKLLDADGKDITPQTRGYQHFRESP; this comes from the coding sequence ATGGGTGAGTTTGAGCTGATCCGCAATTTCTTCGCCGCCGCGCCTTGTGCGCAGGGCGGCGAAGGCGTTGCCCTCGGGATTGGCGATGACTGCGCCTTGCTGGCTGTTCCCCCTGGGGAGCAGATGGCGATCTCTACCGATACGTTGGTGGCCGGCGTGCATTTCGCCGATCCCTGCGATCCGTTTCTGCTCGGTCAGCGATCGCTGGCCGTGGCCGTCAGCGACCTGGCCGCCATGGGCGCCACACCGGTTGCCTTTACCCTTGCCCTGACCTTGCCGACGGTGACCGCCGATTGGCTGCAAGCCTATGCCCGTGGTTTGAACCAGATGGCGCAAAGCTGTGGCGTGGCGTTGGTGGGTGGCGACACGACCCGTGGGCCGCTGAGCCTGACCATGACCGTGTTCGGGCGCGTACCGGCCGGTCTGGCGCTGACCCGCAGCGGTGCGCAACCGGGGGACCTGCTGTGTGTCGGCGGCAACCTGGGCAATGCGGCCGGTGCCTTGCCCTTGGTACTCGGCCAGCGCACAGCCGAAGCGAGCATTGCCGAGCCGTTGTTGGCGCATTACTGGTCGCCGCAACCGCAGCTCGGCTTGGGTCAGGCACTACGGGGCAAGGCCACTTCGGCAATGGATATCTCTGACGGCCTGCTCGCTGATTGCGGGCATATCGCGTTGGCCTCGAAGGTCAGTATCGAAATCGAGCGGGATCGTTTGCCGCTGTCGCAGAGCCTGGTCGACTTTCTCGGTCAATCGGACGCACAGGTTGCGGCCCTGAGCGGCGGCGACGATTACGTCCTGGCCTTCACCTTACCGTCCGTCGAGTTGCCGCTACTGCTGGCCGATGGCTGGCCGATCCATGTGATTGGCCAGGTTGTGACAGGGCAGGGTGTGAAGCTGCTGGACGCCGATGGCAAAGACATCACCCCGCAAACCCGGGGTTATCAACATTTTCGGGAGTCACCGTGA
- the nusB gene encoding transcription antitermination factor NusB yields MISDESDRFNPRDPKPADAGKPSKSVKRREARQLATQALYQWHMAKQSLNEIEAQFRVDNDFSDVDGAYFREILHGVPQFKTEIDTALTPCLDLTIEELDPVELAVLRLSTWELLKRVDVPYRVVINEGIELAKVFGSTDGHKFVNGVLDKLAPRLREAEVKAFKR; encoded by the coding sequence GTGATTAGCGACGAAAGCGATCGTTTCAACCCGCGCGATCCAAAGCCTGCGGATGCCGGCAAGCCATCGAAAAGCGTCAAGCGTCGCGAAGCCCGTCAGCTCGCGACTCAGGCGCTGTACCAATGGCACATGGCCAAGCAATCGCTGAACGAGATCGAAGCGCAGTTCCGGGTCGATAACGATTTCAGCGATGTCGACGGCGCGTACTTCCGCGAAATCCTGCACGGGGTTCCGCAGTTCAAGACCGAAATCGACACCGCGCTCACGCCATGCCTGGACTTGACCATCGAAGAGCTGGACCCGGTTGAACTGGCCGTTCTGCGCCTGTCCACCTGGGAACTGCTCAAGCGCGTCGACGTGCCGTACCGCGTTGTGATCAACGAGGGTATCGAACTGGCCAAGGTCTTCGGTTCCACCGACGGCCACAAGTTCGTCAACGGTGTGCTCGACAAGCTGGCCCCGCGCCTGCGTGAAGCTGAAGTCAAGGCGTTCAAGCGCTAA
- a CDS encoding phosphatidylglycerophosphatase A — MTDHPKQVPAENVPPSVWRNPWHFLAFGFGSGTLPKAPGTWGSLVALPFIPLWQMLPDWGYWLMLGITMLFGFWLCGKVADDLRVHDHEGIVWDEMVGMWITLWLVPEGWQWLLAGFLMFRFFDILKPWPIRWIDRHVHGGVGIMLDDVLAGVFAWLAMQGLVWFFA, encoded by the coding sequence GTGACAGATCATCCCAAACAGGTCCCGGCGGAAAACGTACCGCCGTCGGTCTGGCGTAATCCGTGGCATTTTTTGGCGTTCGGCTTCGGCTCGGGCACCTTGCCAAAGGCGCCCGGCACTTGGGGGTCGTTGGTTGCGCTGCCCTTTATCCCGTTGTGGCAGATGCTGCCCGACTGGGGTTACTGGCTGATGCTGGGCATCACCATGCTGTTCGGCTTCTGGCTGTGCGGCAAAGTGGCCGACGATTTGCGGGTACACGACCATGAAGGCATCGTCTGGGACGAAATGGTCGGGATGTGGATCACCCTGTGGCTGGTGCCGGAAGGCTGGCAGTGGTTACTGGCCGGTTTCCTGATGTTCCGCTTCTTCGACATTCTCAAGCCATGGCCGATTCGCTGGATTGACCGGCATGTACATGGCGGCGTCGGCATCATGCTGGATGATGTCCTGGCCGGGGTGTTTGCCTGGTTGGCGATGCAGGGACTGGTGTGGTTTTTCGCCTGA
- a CDS encoding cobalamin-binding protein, with protein sequence MRAFWLAVSLLAASGSVFAVERVVSLAPSLSEIVVELGSADLLVGVLDAGERLAPLKNLPSVGRYGQLDMERLLSLKPDLLLLWPGSVGPAQRDQLKRLNIPTYVAEPHSLNQLAAQIEVIAAQLGRPERGISLASDLRQRLDELRQRYRRDKPLRVFYQVWDRPLYTVGGEQIISDALEVCGAQNVFADLKLPAPQVSVEAVLQRNPEVILASEQAQLDAWKAWPQVAAVAQGQLRLVTDKGLERPSGQMVEATAKLCQLIAPNL encoded by the coding sequence ATGCGCGCGTTCTGGCTGGCGGTGTCGCTGCTGGCCGCCAGTGGGTCGGTATTCGCGGTCGAACGGGTTGTCAGCCTCGCACCGTCGCTCTCTGAAATCGTCGTTGAACTGGGTTCCGCCGACCTCCTGGTGGGTGTGCTGGACGCCGGTGAACGGCTTGCGCCACTCAAGAATCTGCCCTCCGTTGGCCGTTATGGCCAGTTGGACATGGAGCGCTTGCTCAGCCTGAAGCCCGATCTGTTGCTGCTATGGCCCGGTAGCGTCGGCCCGGCCCAGCGTGACCAGCTCAAGCGACTGAATATTCCCACCTACGTCGCTGAACCCCACAGCCTGAACCAGCTCGCCGCGCAGATCGAGGTCATTGCCGCTCAGCTCGGTCGACCTGAGCGCGGAATTTCATTGGCCAGCGATTTACGCCAGCGGCTGGATGAATTGCGTCAGCGCTATCGCCGGGACAAGCCGTTACGAGTGTTCTATCAGGTCTGGGATCGGCCGCTGTACACGGTGGGCGGTGAGCAGATCATCAGCGATGCGCTGGAGGTCTGCGGTGCGCAAAACGTGTTTGCCGATCTAAAACTGCCGGCACCTCAGGTGAGTGTGGAGGCTGTTTTGCAGCGTAATCCCGAGGTGATTCTGGCCAGTGAGCAGGCGCAGCTCGATGCGTGGAAAGCCTGGCCGCAGGTGGCGGCCGTGGCACAGGGACAGTTGCGCCTGGTGACGGACAAAGGGCTGGAGCGGCCGAGTGGGCAGATGGTCGAGGCGACTGCAAAGCTGTGCCAGTTGATCGCGCCGAATTTGTAA